In Sporichthya polymorpha DSM 43042, a genomic segment contains:
- a CDS encoding site-specific integrase encodes MANATINRIHFIISGTLAAAVRWGWIATNPASVAKKPRVPAPQPNPPTSEQAARILAAAWEVDVDWGTLVWLVMVTGLRRGELLALKWSDVDFDTETLVVRRGIVKVGSRVIEKDTKTHRMRRIALDAETMRCSRNTGPPGTSKRLNFGWTHWTSRTSSRTSLISRSRTTPAASPTGTRACAPASG; translated from the coding sequence ATGGCCAACGCGACGATCAACCGGATCCACTTCATCATCAGCGGCACCCTCGCGGCCGCGGTGCGGTGGGGCTGGATTGCGACCAACCCGGCCTCGGTGGCCAAGAAGCCACGGGTGCCCGCGCCGCAGCCGAACCCGCCGACCTCCGAGCAGGCCGCCCGGATCCTCGCGGCGGCCTGGGAGGTCGACGTCGACTGGGGCACCCTCGTGTGGCTGGTGATGGTGACCGGGCTGCGTCGCGGCGAGCTGCTCGCGCTGAAGTGGTCCGACGTCGACTTCGACACCGAGACCCTGGTCGTCCGCCGCGGCATCGTGAAAGTGGGCAGCCGGGTTATCGAGAAGGACACCAAGACCCACCGGATGCGCCGGATTGCGTTGGACGCGGAGACGATGAGGTGCTCCAGGAACACCGGGCCCCCTGGGACGTCCAAGCGATTGAACTTCGGTTGGACGCATTGGACGAGTCGTACCTCTTCTCGTACAAGCCTGATCAGTCGGAGCCGTACGACCCCAGCGGCGTCACCCACCGGTACTCGCGCATGTGCGCCGGCCTCGGGATAA
- a CDS encoding DUF6247 family protein, with product MRRATCSWASPGHPEYRDAFDRDYRAALDQAAESLDLAPVMDAVENWRLRSWVTRDPAEHRRVVRRAAELLTGVVPPEDEPVAVTEARL from the coding sequence ATTCGTCGCGCAACGTGTTCGTGGGCGAGTCCCGGACATCCGGAGTACCGCGACGCCTTCGACCGCGATTACCGCGCTGCCCTCGACCAGGCCGCCGAGTCGCTGGACCTGGCTCCGGTGATGGACGCAGTGGAGAACTGGCGGTTGCGCTCTTGGGTCACCCGCGATCCCGCTGAACATCGCCGGGTCGTTCGCCGTGCCGCCGAGCTCCTGACCGGCGTCGTGCCACCGGAGGATGAGCCGGTCGCGGTTACCGAGGCGCGGCTGTAG
- a CDS encoding IS1380 family transposase has product MKGSRVRSVPRVEAGGESLISSAGGALLLKTAVVSGLAGALSRGLAPWRAHRAVHDPGKTVLDLVVAIALGGDCLADLALVRAQPELFGPVASDPTVSRLIETLAADPDTAKATLGAIRAARAQARAWVWSRVDPWAGQDRPVLDLDATLVGAHSEKEGAAPTFKRGFGFHPLLAFADHGPTGTGEPLAALLRPGSANANNAADQIAVLDAALAQLPEAVRGGVLVRADSAGGVKDLLNHVHELGLEFSVGIAARQPVLDALAVLPRQAWRAALDADGCPRPGAQVAELTRWLPASFTGWPPGMRVIARREEPHVGAQLRITDADGWRITVFATNTRGSRLADLEVRHRLRARAEDRVRTLKDTGATNLPLHSFTKNELWLELAQLATELLVWTQLLAWPTHAARRWEPKRLRLRLLSVAARVITTGRRRTLRLNSRWPWADLITGGHQRLTALT; this is encoded by the coding sequence GTGAAGGGTAGCCGGGTTCGTTCTGTGCCCCGTGTTGAGGCTGGCGGCGAGTCGCTGATCTCTTCAGCGGGTGGGGCGTTGCTTTTGAAGACCGCGGTGGTCAGCGGCTTGGCCGGTGCCCTGTCCCGGGGGTTGGCGCCGTGGCGGGCGCACCGGGCGGTGCACGACCCAGGCAAGACGGTGCTCGATCTGGTGGTCGCGATCGCGTTGGGTGGGGACTGTCTGGCCGATCTGGCGTTGGTGCGCGCGCAGCCGGAGCTGTTCGGCCCGGTGGCTTCGGACCCGACGGTCAGCCGACTTATCGAAACCCTGGCCGCAGATCCGGACACGGCCAAAGCCACACTCGGCGCGATCCGTGCCGCCCGCGCGCAGGCCCGGGCGTGGGTGTGGTCACGGGTCGATCCGTGGGCTGGTCAGGACCGCCCGGTGCTGGATCTGGACGCCACGCTGGTCGGGGCGCATTCGGAGAAGGAAGGAGCGGCGCCGACCTTCAAGCGCGGGTTCGGGTTCCACCCGCTCCTGGCCTTCGCCGATCACGGCCCGACCGGAACCGGCGAGCCGTTGGCCGCGCTGCTGCGCCCCGGCAGTGCGAATGCCAACAACGCCGCCGATCAGATCGCAGTCCTCGATGCCGCACTCGCCCAACTGCCCGAAGCGGTGCGGGGCGGGGTGCTGGTGCGCGCCGATAGCGCGGGCGGGGTCAAGGACTTGCTGAACCACGTGCATGAGCTCGGCCTGGAGTTCTCGGTCGGGATCGCCGCCCGTCAACCGGTGCTCGATGCCCTCGCGGTCCTACCACGCCAGGCTTGGCGCGCCGCCCTCGATGCTGACGGGTGCCCGCGCCCGGGCGCGCAGGTCGCCGAACTGACCCGCTGGCTGCCGGCCTCCTTCACCGGATGGCCGCCCGGCATGCGGGTGATCGCCCGTCGCGAGGAGCCCCACGTCGGTGCGCAGCTGCGGATCACCGACGCGGACGGCTGGCGCATCACTGTGTTCGCCACCAACACCCGCGGCTCTCGTCTGGCCGATCTCGAAGTCCGACACCGGTTACGGGCCCGGGCCGAGGACCGCGTCCGGACGCTGAAAGACACCGGCGCCACCAACCTGCCCTTGCACTCGTTCACCAAGAACGAGCTCTGGCTCGAACTCGCCCAGCTGGCCACCGAGCTGTTGGTCTGGACCCAGCTGCTGGCCTGGCCCACCCACGCGGCCCGCCGCTGGGAACCCAAACGTCTTCGACTACGCCTGCTCAGCGTCGCCGCCCGCGTGATCACCACCGGCCGTCGGCGCACCCTGCGCCTGAACTCCCGATGGCCCTGGGCCGATCTGATCACCGGCGGCCACCAACGACTGACCGCCCTGACCTGA
- a CDS encoding ATPase domain-containing protein, with product MSARLSSGHPRLDQVLGGGIWNDALTMITGDPGTGKTLLAQQIVFANATPERPSLYVSTVSEPMEKILRYGRSLSFFDEDAIGKYAFYEDLGGVLDERGLPAFVERLEAVIAQHRPALIVIDSFKALHAFAQEPSDFRWFLHDIAARLSATGAAALWVGEYNAEEISREPEFAVADAIISLTSSMTSERQMRMLQVMKLRGSDFMSGQHGYRLSADGLHVFPRLADVPDRAEYEVSAERLTSGISVLDSMTGGYWPGSSTLAAGPSGVGKTVLGLSFIVAGADAGERGLIATLQENPTQLARAASGFGWDLSHPQIEVLYRSSVDLYVDEWVHTVLDTVERTGVSRLMVDSLGDLAHASPDPIRFREYVYSFVQRCATRGVSVFLTMEVPDLFHLNRLSELGVSNMSDNVILLQYVRAESKIKRAVTVLKTRASAHEPEVRRYRITHRGIEVGGPMEAYET from the coding sequence GTGTCCGCACGACTGTCCAGTGGCCATCCCCGGTTGGACCAGGTGCTCGGTGGGGGCATCTGGAACGACGCGCTGACGATGATCACCGGGGATCCGGGGACGGGGAAGACGCTCCTCGCCCAGCAGATCGTGTTCGCGAACGCGACTCCGGAACGCCCCTCGCTCTACGTCTCCACGGTCTCCGAGCCGATGGAGAAAATCCTCCGCTACGGCCGAAGCCTGTCGTTCTTCGACGAGGACGCCATCGGCAAGTACGCCTTCTACGAGGACCTCGGCGGGGTGCTCGACGAGCGCGGGCTGCCGGCGTTCGTCGAGCGGCTCGAGGCGGTGATCGCCCAGCACCGGCCCGCGCTGATCGTCATCGACAGCTTCAAGGCGCTGCACGCGTTCGCGCAGGAGCCCAGTGACTTCCGTTGGTTCCTGCACGACATCGCGGCCCGGCTCTCCGCGACCGGCGCCGCCGCGCTGTGGGTCGGGGAGTACAACGCGGAAGAGATCAGCCGCGAACCCGAATTCGCGGTCGCCGACGCGATCATCTCGCTCACGTCATCCATGACCTCCGAGCGCCAGATGCGGATGCTGCAGGTCATGAAGCTGCGGGGCAGCGACTTCATGTCGGGCCAGCACGGCTACCGCCTGTCGGCCGACGGCCTGCACGTCTTCCCCCGCCTGGCCGACGTGCCGGACCGGGCGGAGTACGAAGTCAGCGCCGAGCGCCTGACCTCCGGCATCTCGGTGCTCGACTCGATGACCGGCGGCTACTGGCCCGGCTCCTCGACACTCGCCGCCGGGCCGTCGGGTGTCGGCAAGACGGTGCTCGGCCTGAGCTTCATCGTCGCCGGCGCCGACGCCGGCGAACGCGGCCTGATCGCCACGCTGCAGGAGAACCCGACGCAGCTCGCGCGCGCCGCATCCGGATTCGGCTGGGATCTGTCACACCCTCAGATCGAGGTGCTCTACCGCTCGTCGGTCGACCTCTACGTCGACGAGTGGGTCCACACGGTGTTGGACACCGTCGAGCGGACCGGTGTCAGCCGGCTGATGGTGGACAGCCTGGGCGACCTCGCCCACGCCTCGCCCGATCCCATCCGGTTCCGCGAGTACGTCTACTCCTTCGTCCAGCGGTGTGCGACCCGCGGCGTCAGCGTCTTCCTGACGATGGAGGTGCCGGACCTGTTCCACCTCAACCGGCTCTCCGAGCTCGGTGTCTCCAACATGAGCGACAACGTGATTCTGCTGCAGTACGTGCGGGCGGAGTCGAAGATCAAGCGCGCTGTCACCGTGCTGAAGACGCGCGCGAGCGCGCACGAGCCCGAGGTGCGCCGCTACCGGATCACACACCGTGGCATCGAGGTCGGGGGCCCGATGGAGGCCTACGAGACCTGA
- a CDS encoding PP2C family protein-serine/threonine phosphatase, giving the protein MSGSEHLSALETAELLEELTASNARFAQIARTLQRSLLPPVLPTPEGLDLCGVFHPSREGQDVSGDFYDVFGVGRGDDLVLALGDVCGKGAEAAAITSIARHTIRAVAPDLRSPVQILRRLNDTMLGHDIDERFCTVVVARVTRIVDGVRLTVCTAGHLQPFVVRADGTIERVGLPGSLLGLFADIRLLEETVQLRRGDMIVAFTDGVTEARDGDEQFGERRTEEILAASAGLSATETAGILLDEVLRFAGTSARDDIAILALRVPPS; this is encoded by the coding sequence GTGAGCGGATCAGAGCATCTGTCGGCGCTCGAGACCGCCGAGCTCCTCGAGGAACTGACGGCGAGCAACGCCCGCTTCGCCCAGATCGCGCGGACGCTGCAGCGGAGCCTGCTGCCCCCGGTGCTCCCGACGCCGGAGGGGCTGGACCTGTGCGGGGTGTTCCACCCGTCGCGGGAGGGCCAGGACGTCAGCGGCGACTTCTACGACGTCTTCGGGGTCGGCCGCGGTGATGATCTCGTCCTGGCGCTGGGCGACGTGTGCGGCAAGGGCGCGGAGGCGGCGGCGATCACCTCGATCGCCCGCCACACGATCCGCGCGGTCGCGCCCGACCTGCGGTCACCCGTGCAGATCCTCCGGCGCCTGAACGACACGATGCTCGGCCACGACATCGACGAGCGGTTCTGCACGGTGGTTGTCGCCCGAGTGACCCGCATTGTCGACGGGGTCCGCCTGACGGTATGCACCGCGGGTCACCTCCAGCCCTTCGTGGTTCGGGCGGACGGGACCATCGAGCGTGTCGGCCTGCCGGGGTCGCTGCTCGGGCTGTTCGCCGACATCCGGTTGTTGGAGGAGACCGTCCAGCTGCGGCGCGGCGACATGATCGTCGCGTTCACCGACGGGGTCACCGAGGCGCGCGACGGCGACGAGCAGTTCGGCGAACGGCGAACCGAGGAGATCCTCGCGGCATCTGCCGGTCTGTCGGCGACCGAGACGGCGGGCATCCTGCTCGACGAGGTCCTGCGCTTCGCCGGCACGAGCGCTCGGGACGACATCGCGATCCTCGCGCTGCGCGTCCCGCCGAGCTGA
- a CDS encoding response regulator has protein sequence MNLSETPSLIRVVLVDDAPDIRRLLRISLRTHGGFEVVGEADNGTEAVALARSLRPDVVVLDLGLPDIAGQEVLIQIRASVPETKVVIFSGLETVDRAWLVEHAAGFVLKHTDLEYLIKLLESVGRQESRRQAQFPLEPQLRCVAAARRFLFQTLTDWEVTELYGDSVIVVSELVTNAITHAPSPGELRLSLLPDVLRVAVTDAGTGAPEPRHASSTREGGRGLYLVNALTSAWGMEPLPDGGKVVWAEVTRDAVVPEP, from the coding sequence GTGAACCTTTCTGAAACGCCCTCACTCATCCGGGTCGTCCTGGTCGACGACGCCCCGGACATTCGGCGGCTGTTGCGGATCTCCCTTCGCACGCACGGCGGATTCGAGGTCGTGGGTGAGGCGGACAACGGCACCGAGGCGGTGGCGCTCGCCCGCTCGCTGCGGCCGGACGTCGTCGTGCTCGACCTCGGACTGCCGGACATCGCCGGCCAGGAGGTGCTGATCCAGATCCGGGCCTCGGTCCCGGAGACCAAGGTCGTCATCTTCTCCGGGCTCGAGACCGTCGATCGGGCCTGGCTCGTCGAGCACGCGGCCGGCTTCGTCCTCAAGCACACCGACCTCGAGTACCTGATCAAGCTGCTGGAATCGGTCGGCCGCCAGGAGTCGCGTCGGCAGGCGCAGTTCCCCCTCGAGCCGCAGCTGCGCTGCGTCGCGGCCGCGCGGCGGTTCCTGTTCCAGACACTGACCGACTGGGAGGTCACCGAGCTCTACGGGGACTCGGTGATCGTGGTCAGCGAACTCGTCACGAACGCGATCACGCACGCCCCGTCGCCGGGGGAGCTCCGCCTCTCGCTGCTGCCGGACGTGCTGCGCGTCGCGGTCACCGACGCAGGCACGGGCGCACCCGAACCCCGGCACGCGAGTTCGACCCGCGAGGGCGGCCGCGGCCTGTACCTGGTCAACGCGCTGACCTCGGCGTGGGGCATGGAGCCGCTGCCCGACGGCGGCAAGGTGGTCTGGGCCGAGGTGACCCGCGACGCGGTGGTGCCGGAGCCGTGA
- a CDS encoding PAS domain S-box protein codes for MVLPSVVVVDDAPEVRALVRTVLEVSDRLTVVGEAADGAAAVSVVAELQPDLVLLDVSMPRMDGLQALPRIREVCPTSRVVMFTGFAEQGLADRARALGAIAFLEKSASPTDLVETLLDAVSTGPLPVSPSFAARAERLDAAVLTEHLERFREVFEDAAIGMATMTLSGHLVRVNGTLADLVGRPVEDLVGLRYDTLAGADLAAEPLRRILNGEDVVRVEHDLVGGERSVVATFVSVRDSQSRPLYVFLQMQDVTAQRGTEEELRRSEERFRLLVDAVQDYAIFMLTTDGIIASWNVGAQRIKGYTAEEIVGRHFRTFYPREQQESQHPERELEWAIRDGRYEEEGWRLRKDGSRFWANVVITAVHDADGRHIGFTKVTRDMTERQEMLNNLASMNRKLKTAADQQADFLAVTAHELRTPVSVLGGSAKLLSEHFDELAETDRAELFESMGSSALRLRRLLDDLLTASRLQSGTVEFRVSTTELAPLLAAAVSRAQGSNPGARITMAVPPDLVVDVDTDRIAQAVDNLIDNAVRHGKPPVQVTAVATADGVEICVSDAGAGVPTAQRTQLFQRFATGQRRTGTGLGLFIVRELARAHGGEARYEPPTADRPSGAFVLALPRADGPPPAGPDAAELLAEAERPSA; via the coding sequence ATGGTCCTGCCGAGTGTCGTCGTGGTCGACGACGCACCCGAGGTGCGCGCTCTGGTACGGACCGTGCTCGAGGTGTCGGACCGGTTGACGGTCGTCGGCGAGGCGGCGGACGGTGCCGCGGCGGTGAGCGTCGTGGCCGAACTGCAACCGGATCTCGTCCTCCTCGACGTCTCCATGCCGCGGATGGACGGACTCCAGGCCCTTCCCAGGATCCGGGAGGTTTGCCCCACCAGCCGCGTGGTCATGTTCACGGGGTTTGCCGAACAAGGTCTGGCCGATCGCGCCCGTGCCCTCGGCGCGATCGCCTTCCTCGAGAAGTCCGCGTCCCCGACCGACTTGGTGGAGACCTTGCTCGATGCGGTGTCCACCGGTCCGCTGCCGGTCTCCCCCTCCTTCGCGGCGCGGGCCGAGCGACTCGACGCCGCCGTCCTCACCGAGCATCTCGAGCGGTTCCGCGAGGTCTTCGAGGACGCTGCGATCGGTATGGCGACGATGACGCTGAGTGGGCATCTCGTGCGGGTGAACGGGACGCTCGCCGACCTCGTCGGTCGCCCGGTGGAGGACCTCGTCGGACTGCGGTACGACACCCTCGCCGGTGCGGACCTCGCCGCCGAACCCCTGCGCCGGATCCTGAACGGCGAGGACGTCGTCCGCGTCGAGCACGACCTGGTCGGCGGCGAGCGCAGTGTCGTCGCCACGTTCGTCAGCGTGCGCGACTCTCAAAGCCGCCCGCTGTACGTATTCCTTCAGATGCAGGACGTCACCGCGCAGCGCGGGACGGAGGAGGAACTGCGCCGCAGCGAAGAGCGCTTCCGGCTCCTCGTCGACGCCGTGCAGGACTACGCGATCTTCATGCTCACCACCGACGGCATCATCGCGAGCTGGAACGTCGGGGCGCAGCGGATCAAGGGGTACACCGCCGAGGAGATCGTCGGCCGGCACTTCCGGACCTTCTACCCGCGGGAACAACAGGAGTCGCAGCACCCCGAACGCGAGCTCGAGTGGGCGATCCGCGACGGACGCTACGAGGAGGAGGGCTGGCGCCTCCGGAAGGACGGCTCCCGCTTCTGGGCGAACGTCGTCATCACCGCGGTGCACGACGCCGACGGCCGGCACATCGGCTTCACCAAGGTGACGCGAGACATGACGGAGCGTCAGGAGATGCTGAACAACCTCGCGTCGATGAACCGGAAGCTGAAAACCGCCGCCGACCAGCAGGCCGACTTCCTGGCCGTCACGGCTCATGAGCTCCGCACGCCGGTCAGCGTGCTCGGTGGGTCGGCGAAGCTGCTGTCCGAGCACTTCGACGAGCTCGCCGAGACCGACCGCGCGGAGCTCTTCGAATCCATGGGGAGCAGCGCGCTGCGGCTGCGACGTCTGCTCGACGACCTGCTCACCGCGTCGAGGCTGCAGTCGGGCACCGTCGAGTTCCGGGTCAGCACGACCGAGCTCGCGCCGCTGCTCGCCGCCGCTGTCTCCCGCGCCCAGGGCTCGAACCCGGGTGCGCGCATCACCATGGCCGTCCCGCCGGACCTCGTCGTCGACGTGGACACCGACCGCATCGCCCAGGCGGTTGACAACCTCATCGACAACGCTGTGCGGCACGGGAAGCCCCCCGTGCAGGTGACGGCCGTGGCCACCGCGGACGGCGTCGAGATCTGTGTGAGCGACGCCGGGGCCGGGGTCCCCACCGCGCAGCGGACGCAGCTGTTCCAACGGTTCGCCACCGGTCAGCGTCGCACCGGGACGGGTCTCGGTCTGTTCATCGTGCGGGAACTGGCCCGGGCCCATGGGGGCGAGGCGCGGTACGAGCCGCCGACCGCGGACCGGCCGTCCGGGGCCTTCGTCCTCGCACTCCCCCGCGCCGACGGTCCCCCGCCCGCCGGTCCCGACGCGGCAGAACTTCTGGCCGAGGCGGAGCGGCCGAGCGCGTGA
- a CDS encoding alpha/beta fold hydrolase, which yields MTTPSALHVDRGGSGAPTLLLLHGMGGSAALWNPLAEHLAKVWPGSWVAPDLPGHGRSGPDPAGEYTYESLAAAAAGVLDPGARVAVLGHSLGGAIGLALAAGDFGVTVTGVVGVGIKVRWSEQELAGAQAFAARGAQVCATRDEAAERAVKAAGVAGLFPLEAPEVDSLVHQVRDAWRLGFDLRVLTVGAPDMTGWLATTAARGIPATLAAGEGDPMSPREHLAELVAEPVILSGLGHSAHVADPTALLPLVERLTGS from the coding sequence GTGACGACGCCTTCCGCACTCCACGTCGACCGCGGTGGGTCCGGCGCCCCCACCCTCCTTCTGCTGCACGGCATGGGAGGGTCCGCCGCCCTGTGGAACCCGCTGGCCGAACACCTCGCGAAGGTCTGGCCCGGGTCGTGGGTCGCCCCCGACCTGCCCGGCCACGGCCGCTCGGGTCCGGACCCCGCGGGCGAGTACACCTATGAGTCCCTCGCGGCTGCCGCGGCCGGCGTCCTCGACCCCGGTGCCCGGGTCGCCGTCCTGGGTCACTCGCTCGGCGGCGCGATCGGGCTCGCGCTCGCGGCCGGCGACTTCGGTGTCACCGTGACCGGCGTCGTCGGCGTCGGGATCAAGGTGCGCTGGAGCGAGCAGGAACTCGCGGGCGCGCAGGCATTCGCCGCCCGCGGGGCGCAGGTGTGCGCGACGCGGGACGAGGCGGCCGAGCGCGCGGTGAAGGCCGCGGGCGTCGCGGGACTGTTCCCCCTCGAGGCGCCGGAGGTCGACTCCCTGGTCCACCAGGTCCGCGACGCCTGGCGGCTCGGGTTCGACCTGCGTGTGCTGACGGTCGGCGCCCCCGACATGACGGGGTGGCTGGCGACCACGGCGGCCCGGGGAATTCCCGCCACGCTCGCCGCCGGCGAGGGCGATCCGATGTCCCCACGGGAGCACCTGGCGGAGCTCGTCGCGGAGCCGGTCATCCTGTCCGGACTGGGGCACAGCGCCCACGTGGCCGACCCGACGGCCCTGCTCCCGCTCGTGGAACGCCTGACCGGGAGCTGA
- a CDS encoding Fur family transcriptional regulator, whose protein sequence is MATILDFPQMLREATLRVTRPRVAVLRAVCAHPHADTDSIIRAVRVELPDVSHQAVYDSLHTLTDAGLVRRIQPAGSVARYESRVGDNHHHVVCRSCGTVADVDCAVGETPCLTASDDHGFVLDEAEVIYWGLCPTCAPDARRSSSGTTN, encoded by the coding sequence GTGGCGACGATCTTGGACTTCCCCCAGATGCTGCGCGAGGCCACGCTCCGCGTCACCCGACCTCGGGTGGCCGTGCTGCGCGCGGTGTGCGCCCACCCGCACGCCGACACCGATTCGATCATTCGCGCGGTCCGGGTCGAGCTCCCCGATGTCTCGCACCAGGCCGTGTACGACTCGCTCCACACGCTGACCGATGCCGGGCTCGTCCGGCGGATCCAACCGGCCGGCTCCGTGGCGCGCTACGAGTCGCGGGTGGGGGACAACCACCACCATGTCGTCTGCCGCTCCTGCGGCACCGTCGCCGACGTCGACTGCGCGGTGGGGGAGACTCCCTGCCTCACCGCGTCGGACGACCACGGCTTCGTCCTCGACGAGGCCGAGGTCATCTACTGGGGCCTCTGCCCCACGTGCGCACCCGACGCACGCCGGAGTTCCTCCGGCACCACGAACTGA
- the katG gene encoding catalase/peroxidase HPI — MSESENPKLASPTPKTARPRTNKDWWPDQIDLSVLHTNSPASNPLGEDFDYAKAVESLDYEAVKRDVIAVMHDSKDWWPADYGHYGPLFIRMTWHAAGTYRIEDGRGGAGGGQQRFAPLNSWPDNGNLDKARRLLWPVKQKYGNALSWADLLVLAGNVAMEDMGFETFGFAFGRPDVYEPEEVNWGPEDTWLGDERYSGDGPLDMPEDPFGNVSMGLIYVNPEGPAGKPDPLASAHDIRLTFSRMAMNSEETVALVAGGHTFGKAHGNGNPDLIGPEPEGCPIHSMGLGWKNNNGTGKGRDAFTSGIEGAWTPTPTQWDNSFFETLYKYEWELTKSPAGAHQWKPVGNTGDGTVPDAHDPNIKHAPMMTTADMALRMDPEFDAISRRFKDNPQEFADAFARAWYKLLHRDMGPVSRLKGPWVPPAQIWQDPVPAQEGALIGDAEIAALKEMVLGSGLSISQLVSTAWAAASSFRRTDKRGGANGGRIRLEPQRNWEVNDPSELAKVLARLEEIQSEFNATSNAKVSFADLVVLAGTAAVEKAAKDGGVNITVPFTPGRTDATQDMTDVESFEVLEPKSDGFRNYQRAGDKVGAETRLLDKAFMLSLSAPEMSVLLGGLRVLGANYRGSKLGVLTDRVGVLSNDFFVNLLDPDTVWSTGTAEGVYEGKNYQTGEVKWEATAADLVFGGNSILRATAEIYGQNDAKEKFAKDFAAAWSKVMDLDRYDVHS, encoded by the coding sequence GTGTCTGAGTCGGAAAACCCGAAGTTGGCCTCACCGACCCCGAAGACGGCCAGGCCCCGCACCAACAAGGACTGGTGGCCCGACCAGATCGACCTGTCGGTGCTGCACACGAACTCGCCGGCGTCCAACCCGCTGGGTGAGGACTTCGACTACGCCAAGGCGGTCGAGAGCCTCGACTACGAGGCGGTCAAGCGCGACGTCATCGCCGTGATGCACGACTCGAAGGACTGGTGGCCCGCGGACTACGGCCACTACGGCCCGCTGTTCATCCGCATGACGTGGCACGCCGCGGGGACGTACCGCATCGAGGACGGCCGCGGTGGCGCCGGTGGCGGTCAGCAGCGCTTCGCGCCGCTCAACTCCTGGCCGGACAACGGCAACCTGGACAAGGCCCGCCGTCTGCTCTGGCCGGTGAAGCAGAAGTACGGCAACGCGCTCTCCTGGGCCGACCTGCTGGTGCTCGCCGGCAACGTCGCCATGGAGGACATGGGCTTTGAGACCTTCGGCTTCGCGTTCGGTCGTCCGGACGTGTACGAGCCCGAGGAGGTCAACTGGGGCCCGGAGGACACCTGGCTCGGCGACGAGCGCTACAGCGGCGACGGCCCGCTCGACATGCCGGAGGACCCGTTCGGCAACGTCTCCATGGGTCTGATCTACGTCAACCCGGAGGGCCCGGCCGGCAAGCCCGACCCGCTCGCCTCGGCGCACGACATCCGCCTCACCTTCAGCCGCATGGCGATGAACAGCGAGGAGACCGTCGCTCTCGTCGCCGGTGGCCACACCTTCGGCAAGGCGCACGGCAACGGGAACCCCGACCTCATCGGCCCGGAGCCCGAGGGTTGCCCGATCCACAGCATGGGTCTCGGCTGGAAGAACAACAACGGCACCGGCAAGGGCCGCGACGCCTTCACCTCCGGCATCGAGGGCGCGTGGACGCCGACGCCGACGCAGTGGGACAACAGCTTCTTCGAGACGCTCTACAAGTACGAGTGGGAGCTCACGAAGAGCCCGGCCGGCGCCCACCAGTGGAAGCCGGTCGGCAACACCGGTGACGGGACCGTGCCGGACGCGCACGACCCGAACATCAAGCACGCGCCGATGATGACGACGGCCGACATGGCGCTCCGGATGGACCCGGAGTTCGACGCGATCTCCCGCCGGTTCAAGGACAACCCGCAGGAGTTCGCCGACGCCTTCGCACGCGCCTGGTACAAGCTGCTCCACCGCGACATGGGCCCGGTCTCGCGCCTGAAGGGCCCGTGGGTCCCGCCGGCGCAGATCTGGCAGGACCCGGTTCCGGCGCAGGAGGGCGCCCTCATCGGCGACGCGGAGATCGCAGCGCTGAAGGAGATGGTCCTCGGCTCCGGCCTGTCGATCTCGCAGCTCGTCTCGACGGCGTGGGCCGCGGCGTCCAGCTTCCGCCGGACGGACAAGCGCGGTGGCGCGAACGGCGGTCGCATCCGCCTCGAGCCGCAGCGCAACTGGGAGGTCAACGACCCGAGCGAGCTGGCCAAGGTTCTCGCCCGCCTCGAGGAGATCCAGTCCGAGTTCAACGCGACCAGCAACGCCAAGGTCTCGTTCGCCGACCTGGTCGTCCTCGCCGGCACCGCTGCGGTGGAGAAGGCGGCCAAGGACGGCGGCGTGAACATCACGGTGCCGTTCACCCCGGGCCGCACCGACGCCACCCAGGACATGACCGACGTCGAGTCCTTCGAGGTGCTCGAGCCGAAGTCGGACGGGTTCCGCAACTACCAGCGCGCGGGCGACAAGGTCGGCGCGGAGACCCGCCTGCTCGACAAGGCGTTCATGCTCAGCCTCTCCGCCCCGGAGATGAGCGTCCTCCTCGGCGGTCTGCGCGTGCTCGGTGCGAACTACCGCGGCTCGAAGCTCGGTGTCCTCACCGACCGCGTCGGTGTCCTGAGCAACGACTTCTTCGTCAACCTGCTCGACCCGGACACGGTGTGGTCGACCGGCACGGCCGAGGGCGTCTACGAGGGAAAGAACTACCAGACCGGTGAGGTCAAGTGGGAGGCCACCGCGGCCGACCTCGTCTTCGGCGGCAACTCGATCCTGCGCGCCACCGCTGAGATCTACGGCCAGAACGACGCGAAGGAGAAGTTCGCCAAGGACTTCGCCGCCGCGTGGAGCAAGGTCATGGACCTCGACCGGTACGACGTCCACAGCTGA